The Gossypium hirsutum isolate 1008001.06 chromosome D02, Gossypium_hirsutum_v2.1, whole genome shotgun sequence region AGGTGAGCTATCATGTGATTCCTTAGTGAATATTGTGTTAACCCCTTAGTAAATGTTAGACGAGCCCTtacataaacatatatacatgCGAACTGTAGCCAGTATGCGAACCTACATGCAAACCCTTATGGATTTGGTATGCGAACCCTATATGTTTTAATATGCGAACTCTAATATGATTTAGTATGCAAATCTCCATATGTTTTATTATGCGAACCTTTATGAATTTAGTATGTGAACCCCCTATACGTTTTATTATGCGAACCCTTATGGATTTAGCATGCGAACCCCATATGTTTTAATATGCGAAACCTTATGTGATTTATTATGCGAACCCTACATGCAAACCCTGTATGTGCGAATCCTGAATATGCGAACCCTGTATGTGTGAACCCTGTATATGCAAACCTTGTATGTGCAAACCCTATATACGAACCTTGTGTGCGAACCCTATAAGCGAATCTGTTATGTATGTGTTAGCTGAACTAGCATGTTAACAACTTACTGTTATTACATCGATAGAAGTTTTTAGTTCGAAATTGATATGAatgaatacatgtatatatactttTAGATGATAGTATGGAGTAAATGAATGTGCTTGACAAGCATAACATCGATTGTTGATAAATAACATGATATGTTAAGTTTATGTGCATGTCTACATAAAATTTGGGTATGGAGGACGAATGAGTTCCGGTGGAGAAAGTGGCAATTAAATATCACATCAAAAGTTAGTATTACACAAAGTAGGCGGTAATGTCATCGAAACCAAATAGACTGGGATGATAGTTTAAAAAGTCATTGAAACCAGGCAACCAGGATGGTAAGTTATTGTAGTAAATGTCATCGTCATAGATGACAAATGAATGACCATCATCATCGGGAAATCCATGATGATTAGTTATTGACATGTGTTTTGGAGTGTCGAGTGATGCTCGAGGGCAGATAGGATTGATGGGtgggaaattaaaaataaagttgcATTGCATTATGATTATAACCTGTACATGCATTAATTTACAGAATTTTTCTTATATTATGCTTAATTTGTCATGATGCTATAAATTAAATGCTTTACTGTTGAacaattatatattatgatttaaaaATTAGACTCACATTGGGCTATCATAAGCTCAGTCCCTCTTTCCTTACCTCTTAGATAACGCATAAAGCTATGACTTGGGATGACATTAGAGGAACCTCGGACTAGCGTCTcgtttattttattatcaatattatttaaaaatttccattAGACTTTTCCTTAATCATTTTTATTGGTTTATTTATCGGgttgtaatttattaattatctATTGCTTTTATAACTATGGTTTAGAGTTATTTAGCTCATTAATGTTCAAGCATGATACTTAGTTAATACTCTGATTATTGCATGCTAATTGGTTTAGAAaactattatttttaatgatgttTTTAGCTGCTTTGCAAAATActtaaaagttttgaaaagtcTTTTTAAACCTTAACCGTTTTTCTCAAAACTTCATATGAATAATATTGTAATTGAATTGCTAAGTAAAGCCGGTTTGATCAAtgaatgattttctaaaaaagagaAGAGCAATTTTCATACAACCCAACACAAGCAAAAAAATGATTTTACAGGACCACTTCGATGATCAATGTAAGGCCTTTAACTTAGCTCAAACTCTCAAACCCGGTTGAAGATTTTACAATAATTTAACAATATCACATGCATAACACATgtcattaaaattaatatatatagaataataattcaataaattaaaagCTTTTTAACATCTCAACCAAGGCAAAgtcatatttaatttaaaaataaaaaaaagtaaaaaaaggacAATTGACCTTTTTCAACAAAAGAATTTCCATTAATAATGTACTTAATAATAATCCATATATAGAGAGAAAAATTGCTactgaagtttaaaattttcacaaataaattgaGAGGGTGACATGTTTTTAACATagagtaaatatataaatatatataaagagtTAAACATATAACAGTTTTTTAATTCTAACTGTTAAAAAAATTGCGTTGATACAGCCATTgtttcaacaaaaataaaaagaaatggtaAAGCCTTTGGTCTAAATTAGCCTTACAGCTATATAAAACCAGCAAGTTTATAGGGGTTTGAATTTTGTAATTAACTCTGAAAGTTAGGTgtgttttaattttcaaaaaaatggtcaACAAAGATATACCCTTTATTTTAGTCTATGTTCCCAGTTAAGGCAAGTTGGTCCCAGTTAATTTGTGAGCTAAACTTGATTAATCATCACATGTTCATTAGTTTCTTGTTAAATGTTTATCTCTGAACTGATACAAAATAGTATACATTAAAATCTGACGAGTCAGTGGAATAGAAGCTCTGGGGAATGGAATAGAAACTGAATTTTCGGATTCTGAGGAAAACTAAATATCATTAGATTAATACTAAACACTGGCATCGGACTTTTACAGtccaaatatataaattaatatatttcagCTTTGTGTATTAGGAGTTGGTTAAATAATTCAAACCcaaaaactataaatatatatatttatatgtgatttttgGGATTTCATTTGTCTTGACTTGAAATTGGATAGGCAAAAAGTATCATGGGATTTGCATTAAAAAAATTGCAAGTTATTATCCCTAGACGCTGCTGATTTTGTAGCTTCTTGAGATTCTTCCATTAAACAAAACTTCAAAATTACAAGTAATTACAAAATATGAGTTTGTTGTAGAATTTGATGGACCCTTGCTGATTCAAATGCTAAGAATTATGGTTTTTTTGAGTTTTGAATTTCTCTTGTGATGGAGGATTTTTGCTTTGACCCCACTTgattctaattttatatttaagtaaaaaaaagaaaaataatcaagGAAAGAAaatagtatatgtttattttggttGTATGGTTAAGATTagtaaaagaatatttaaaaaaatagtaaaagaaaataaaataaacccggAATGATATTTGGTACATTTCCACTAAAATTTTTAGACTCTACAAGCAGAGTTAGGCGGTTGACAAGTGTTTTGACAAGTATTCAATAAacgtatagtaaaatattaaaaaaatattttaaaaaacaaacatatagataaataacaaatttttaagactgcttattaaaataaaataaaaactacagTGCTGTATATCAAATACTAACCCAATAAACAATATTAATAACTTTTGTTTGGTTAAATCgtgcaaagtaaaaaaaaaaatttataatatatattttttcgattaaataatttttataaaataatttatgtaaaaaaaagtataaaaatgatatttcataaaGTTCAGTTCgcattattttcttttactttctttttgtTGTATTAGCTGAATCCTAGAGTAAATTCAGTGTGATGAATGTGACTATTGGATATAGAGACAAAGGCAAAACAAACAACTCTTGTAAAATGAAATCCATTTTCTTGACGTGGGTTTAATTTCTTGGTAGTTGttcttattttctattttagaagAAGCGTTTGCCATTAGCTTCTTCGGTGAGCCAACCGATCCTCGCAAAACACACACACTCGTTTTAAAAGTCACCAAAAAAAGCGGCTGAACCTTCGGGGGCAGCCCCCTCCTCAGGAAGCAAATATTGGCTTCAAATTAAGTGAACCTTAAATCTCAACTTGGTGGTCTTTGAGTTCAATATCTCTTTTTAAACTTTGCTTGTTGCTTAGGGTTTGCTTCATTCTCAAGCTGTTCATTTGTCAGCAAGTTTCTTGCTCTTCAGTCTTCTTCTAGGGTTTTAATATAGTTCCCCCACCTAGAAACTTTATTATTTTCAACTTTCAGTTtgaccaaagaaaagagaaacagGAGAACTTGGGTTTTGTTTTGGTATATAGGAAAATAGAGAGAATATATGGATGAGAGAGTAAGTGATAGTGATAAAATGGAAGAAATCATGCTTCCTGGGTTCAGGTTTCATCCAACAGATGAAGAGCTTGTTGGGTTTTATCTGAAAAGAAAGATTCAGCAGCGCCCTCTCTCAGTAGAGCTGATTAAGCAACTAGACATCTATAAATATGATCCATGGGATCTTCCAAGTAAGTTACTTAATCCTCTActccatatattatatatatccatatatgtTTTAGTGTCTGATTAGAGGACTTGGGAACTAACAGTAGTTTCTTTTTCTATGAAGAACTGGCAACCACTGGAGAGAAAGAGTGGTATTTCTACTGCCCCAGGGACAGAAAGTACAGAAATAGTGCAAGGCCAAACCGAGTCACTGGAGCTGGATTTTGGAAAGCCACAGGAACTGACCGCCCCATCTATTCCTCAGAAGGCAGCAAGTGCATTGGGTTGAAGAAATCTCTTGTGTTCTACAAAGGTAGAGCAGCCAAAGGGGTGAAAACTGACTGGATGATGCATGAGTTTAGGTTACCTTCTCTCACTGACTCCGCGGCTACGCCACCAAAGAGATTCCTCGACAAATGCCTTCCTGCCAATGTAAACAAACCACTTTCTTTTAAAACCTTTCTGCCtcttttgcttttttatttttatttaatcagctttctatgaaaattttttgCAGGACTCATGGGCGATATGCAGGATATTCAAGAAAACTAACTCCACAGCTCAAAGAGCTCTTTGTCATTCGTGGGTTTCTCCAATACCTGAAACATCATCAATATCAGATATGCTTAGTAGAGGTTCAGATACTCCTCAACTTTCTTCAGACAACATATCCTTGACGCCCAAAACCAGTTCATCACCAGTCCAGTTTAACCTTATCAGTAACACTGACCTACTACAGGCATCTTCTGCTGCATTTTCTCCTTTAGACTTTGTCCCTTACAAGCCCCTCTCCCAGATGGCTCCTCAACTTCCCATCTCCAATGGAGACCTAACCAGCCTCATTTTTGCACCTCTTGATCAAACCCCATCACCTGCAAAATCCGCAGTTGATGTTACTTCCGTGTTGCTTAACATGTCATCTTCCATGCTTGGAGAATACGATAGTACTGTGCACTTCCATGGCGGATCGCAAGATCATTGCAAAGGCTTCTCTTCAGGGACATTGCCCCACGGGATGCAAGGGAACATGGTGATCAATAATGAAGATCATGAAAATGCACTACTTAAAAACCTGAATGTCACCCATGTTGATGATCAGTGGGATGGTATTAGATCCATTGGATTTCCTTTCAGTTTGCCTTTACCCATGAGTGTGGCGGATGCTTGGAAGCCAAGCATTCCTTGAGATTCTTCATGTTCTAGTGAGATGTCAACAAGTTTTTCCCCCGCCAAATGTCACACTTGACTTGATCTACTTGATATAAACTTTTCCCACTTTAGAATTTAACATGTAGAATCCTTTTGTAGGCATATTAAATTGTTTCATTATTTTgagaatggaaaattttattgttaaattcttaattagtaaaataaaacacataaatacatgCATGTGCAACACTTACATTTagacaatattttaaaatacatatattggAATAGAGAATGAATTGTATGAAACTATGATTTCACGTCATCTTTATCCATTTCCGATAGAAGAATGACAAATTAgatttttcttcttgattttagACTTTTTCCTCTTAgaaaaatttaaatccaactaaaaatactaaaaaacagGAGAAAAAATGATTTATCatccttctattaaaaatagataaagataACATGAAATCACATTTTCATACCGTACATTCTTATTTGGAATagtcatatatataaatatatatacaaactaaTATATGTTTACTTGACCATTATTTTCAGTTTCATTAGATATGCTAAATAGTATTAGGCTCTTATAATCCCATAACTAAGTGGCCGTGTTTGacgataaataaatatataatttcagtCAATGGTTTCATTTTAATTCAAACTTTCACATCATGTGATCAAGAAGGTGGTATATAATAGTATGCTAAAATATTGgttttaacataattcaatttctGTATTTTAATAACGTGGgtaatttattcttttaaaacaTATGCTTTATTTGAAAATCAATTTTAGAAGAAGATGGAGAGTGATCAAAAGAACGTATCGTCCTTATGATTCAGTGAAATAGTAATTAGTGATTCAAAGTCAAAACGAAGGTCGATGCACCAAGTAGAAACTTGCTCATCACTTTTTTCTATTGAAATGCGGACGAATCAtttctttttggaaaaaaaatttcaagtcctTCCGCTTACAGGAATTTACATGATTTCTTTAAATACCTTGAAAACGTTACTAGTCAAATCTTGAAATAGGTTTTAACTACATAAGCTTACGAAAGagagtttttttttcactttaatatttacacattttaatattatttattaatgcaTGCGTATGAGAAGCTTATTTTTATCATAAGACATTgttttcaataataattacttTGAATTGATTTTGTCGTGTTgagtttaaatataattatatttgccGTTTAACCTAACATAACCCTGTTTAATTAGAGTCAACACCCATTTAACCCAACATAACCCAAacccatgggtgttgtcttcttccTGGAAAATTTATTACTGTAACTATAAatatccctttttttttattttgactttttacAAGCCAATTGAAATTGTCTTCCAGTATTGTGAACTTCTTAACTCAAAACTCTCAATAACATTTCTTTTCACCTTAATTTCGATCTTTCAAACTCTAATAAGACCCTGTTGAAGGAAGCAAATCATATTGCTTTTGTAGttgttcatatgattttttttattaagttattaCTTAAGCAAGTGCATGTCATAGGCTACAGATCAAAGTCTGTGTGTAAAGAGCATCCCATAGAGGTCAATTGATGAAATAGGGCTCATTTGATCCACTTGAATTGACCCGATTCGTGGAATGTAACGCTCCAAACCcgtcctagacgttatggccgaatctagtaACATTACAATAAAGGGATTTTGAAAACAGTGCAAATTCGTTGAAGCTTTGTAACCCATTTTCATTATTACAACTTTTATTGAAAACGTTATTGAATTAATTTGTTGCCAAATCATAATTTACAGCGGAAGTCTTAAAAgcgttatattttgaaaatgcagttcgtatttaaaaaaaaatatttgttttcgtAAAATTGAGATTGCAGTCAGACATcgtaataaaagaataaaaatgcatCCAAAACCAAATTTAAAGAACCAACAGTCCGGAGAATCCAATAAATATAAAACTCCCAGAAATagtctttaatttaattaaaaccaaTATTTAAAGTCAGTTTACGACCTCATGGTCACCATGAGACTCCATCGCACTGATCCGCCTAAGTTCGTGGATTACCTGAATATAACAGACAATCAAATATGAGTTTTCGTAAAcccagtgtgtaacccaacagaaatagacatacattacaaacatatatcacat contains the following coding sequences:
- the LOC107908121 gene encoding protein FEZ-like (The RefSeq protein has 3 substitutions, 1 non-frameshifting indel compared to this genomic sequence) — its product is MDERVSDSDKMEEIMLPGFRFHPTDEELVGFYLKRKIQQRPLSVELIKQLDIYKYDPWDLPKLATTGEKEWYFYCPRDRKYRNSARPNRVTGAGFWKATGTDRPIYSSEGSKCIGLKKSLVFYKGRAAKGVKTDWMMHEFRLPSLTDSAATPPKRFLDKCLPANDSWAICRIFKKTNSTAQRALCHSWVSPIPETSSISDMLRGSDTPQLSSDNISLTPKTSSSPVQFNLISNTDLLQASSAAFSPLDFVPYKPLSQMAPQLPISNGDLTSLIFAPLDQTPSPAKSAVDVTSVLLNMSSSMLGEYDSTVHFHGGSQDHCNGFSSGTLPHGIQGNMVINNEDHENALLKNLNVTHVDDQWDGIRSIGFPFSLPLPMSVADAWKPSMP